A window of Enterobacter ludwigii genomic DNA:
GCTTGAGAGGAATCACGATGAGCAATGTCTACTGGCCGCTGTACGAAGTGTTCGTACGCAGCAAACAAGGTTTGTCCCACCGTCACGTGGGAAGTCTGCATGCCGCTGACGATCGCATGGCGCTGGAAAATGCGCGTGATGCTTATACCCGCCGCAGCGAAGGGTGCTCCATCTGGGTGGTCAAGGCGAGCGAGATTATCGCCTCCCAGCCGGAAGAGAGCGGCGAGTTCTTCGACCCGGCGGAAAGCAAGGTCTACCGCCACCCGACGTTTTACACCATCCCTGATGGCATCGAGCATATGTGAGGATGGGGATGAAAACAGTCACTGCATATGCCCTGCGTCTGGGCGACAACGGTCTGGTGCTTTCGCAGCGTCTCGGCGCCTGGTGCGGTCACGCACCGGAGCTTGAGATCGACCTCGCGCTGGCCAATATCGGTCTCGACCTGCTGGGGCAGGCGCGCAATTTCCTGACCTATGCCGCGGAGCTGGAAGGTCAGGGCGATGAAGACACGCTGGCATTTGGGCGTGACGAGCGTCAGTTCCGCAATTTACTGCTGGTGGAGCAGCCGAACGGCAACTTCGCCGACACGATTGCCCGTCAGTACCTGATGGATGCCTGGAATGTGGCGCTATATGAACGCCTTGCACACAGCAGCGACAGTCAGCTTGCCGCCATT
This region includes:
- the paaB gene encoding 1,2-phenylacetyl-CoA epoxidase subunit B yields the protein MSNVYWPLYEVFVRSKQGLSHRHVGSLHAADDRMALENARDAYTRRSEGCSIWVVKASEIIASQPEESGEFFDPAESKVYRHPTFYTIPDGIEHM